In the genome of Triticum urartu cultivar G1812 chromosome 5, Tu2.1, whole genome shotgun sequence, one region contains:
- the LOC125508243 gene encoding thioredoxin M-type, chloroplastic: MALETCLRGWALHAPQAGIRERLSSGSYAPSRPRTAAPAVVSPSPYKSALVAARRPSRFVCKCKNVVDEVIVADEKNWDNMVIACESPVLVEFWAPWCGPCRMIAPVIDELAKDYVGKIKCCKVNTDDCPNIASTYGIRSIPTVLMFKDGEKKESVIGAVPKTTLCTIIDKYIGS, from the exons ATGGCCTTGGAGACATGCCTCAGAGGCTGGGCCCTGCACGCGCCCCAGGCTGGCATCAGGGAACGGCTTAGCAGTGGAAGCTACGCGCCATCCCGGCCAAGgaccgccgcccccgccgtcgtCTCGCCGTCCCCATACAAGTCCGCTCTGGTGGCGGCACGGCGGCCGTCTCGCTTCGTCTGCAAGTGCAAGAACGTCGTCGACGAAG TGATTGTGGCTGACGAGAAGAATTGGGATAACATGGTGATCGCGTGCGAGTCGCCGGTGCTGGTGGAGTTCTGGGCGCCGTGGTGCGGGCCGTGCCGGATGATTGCCCCGGTGATCGACGAACTGGCAAAGGACTACGTGGGGAAGATCAAGTGCTGCAAAGTGAACACGGACGACTGCCCAAACATCGCATCCACCTACGGCATCCGGAGCATCCCCACCGTGCTCATGTTCAAGGACGGCGAGAAGAAGGAGAGCGTCATCGGCGCCGTCCCGAAGACCACCCTCTGCACCATCATCGACAAGTACATCGGCAGCTAA